The following are from one region of the Dehalococcoidia bacterium genome:
- a CDS encoding TrpB-like pyridoxal-phosphate dependent enzyme (catalyzes the formation of L-tryptophan from indole and L-serine) — QFARTEGIIPAPESAHAIRVAVDEALACKQSGQRKTILFNLSGHGHFDMSAYDAYFSGKLEDYAYPKEKVEEALKQLPKVAV, encoded by the coding sequence CAGTTTGCGCGCACCGAGGGCATCATTCCCGCGCCGGAGTCGGCCCACGCCATACGGGTCGCCGTGGACGAGGCGCTGGCCTGCAAGCAGAGCGGGCAGCGCAAGACCATCCTGTTCAATTTGTCCGGCCACGGCCACTTCGACATGTCGGCCTACGACGCCTATTTCAGCGGCAAGCTGGAGGACTACGCCTATCCGAAGGAGAAGGTGGAGGAGGCGCTGAAGCAGCTGCCCAAGGTGGCGGTCTAG